In the Klebsiella aerogenes KCTC 2190 genome, one interval contains:
- a CDS encoding putative acyl-CoA thioester hydrolase, whose protein sequence is MNTYSVSRLALALAFGVTLSACSSTPADQKPSTQTAPGNTARPILSADEAKNFTQAAYFQSLTPNAAAWTPSAISLPAQPDFIVGPAGAQGVTHTTIQAAVDAAIARHSARRLFIAVMPGEYAGTVYVPAAPGALTIYGTGENPADVKISEAIDSEMDRNSWRHLVNPGGKYMPGKPAWYMFDSCQSKSAATVGVMCSAVFWSQNNGLQLQNLTIANNLGDSVDAGTHQAVALRSDGDQVQINKVNILGRQNTFFVTNSGVQNRLQDNRQTRTLVTNSYIEGDVDIVSGRGAVVFDNTDFRVVNSRTQKEAYVFAPATLKSVTYGFLATNSRFTASGDNVAQLGRALDVDGNSNGQVVIRDSVINEGFNIAQPWAAAVGSNRAFSGNVGAQDDKGNPQRNLNDNGFNRMWEYNNRGVGSFVVAAPKQ, encoded by the coding sequence ATGAACACATATTCCGTTTCCCGTCTGGCGCTGGCGCTGGCCTTCGGCGTGACGCTGTCCGCCTGTAGCTCGACGCCTGCCGATCAAAAGCCCTCAACGCAGACTGCACCGGGCAATACCGCACGGCCGATTCTTAGCGCCGATGAAGCGAAAAACTTCACTCAAGCGGCCTATTTTCAGTCGCTGACGCCGAATGCCGCCGCGTGGACGCCATCCGCTATCAGCCTGCCGGCGCAGCCTGATTTCATCGTCGGCCCGGCGGGTGCTCAGGGCGTGACCCACACGACTATTCAGGCCGCGGTCGATGCGGCGATTGCCCGTCACTCTGCCCGTCGCCTGTTCATCGCCGTTATGCCAGGCGAATATGCGGGCACTGTCTACGTGCCTGCCGCGCCGGGCGCGCTGACGATTTATGGTACCGGTGAAAACCCTGCCGACGTCAAAATCAGCGAAGCGATTGATTCCGAAATGGACCGCAATAGCTGGCGTCATCTGGTCAATCCGGGCGGCAAATACATGCCAGGCAAGCCCGCGTGGTATATGTTCGACAGCTGCCAGAGCAAATCCGCCGCCACTGTCGGCGTGATGTGTTCCGCGGTCTTCTGGTCGCAGAATAATGGCCTGCAGCTGCAGAACCTGACCATCGCCAACAATCTCGGCGACAGCGTCGATGCCGGTACCCATCAGGCAGTGGCCTTGCGCAGCGATGGCGACCAGGTGCAGATCAACAAGGTCAACATTCTTGGCCGCCAGAACACCTTCTTTGTGACCAATAGCGGCGTGCAGAACCGTCTGCAGGATAACCGTCAGACCCGCACGCTGGTGACCAATAGCTATATTGAAGGCGATGTGGATATCGTTTCCGGTCGCGGCGCGGTGGTATTCGATAATACCGATTTCCGCGTCGTGAACTCGCGTACGCAGAAAGAAGCCTACGTTTTCGCCCCGGCAACGCTGAAAAGCGTAACCTACGGCTTCCTGGCGACCAATAGCCGCTTCACCGCTTCCGGCGATAACGTCGCGCAGCTGGGCCGCGCGCTGGACGTCGACGGCAACAGCAATGGCCAGGTGGTGATTCGCGATAGCGTCATCAATGAAGGCTTTAACATTGCTCAACCGTGGGCGGCGGCGGTCGGTTCTAATCGCGCCTTCAGCGGTAATGTTGGCGCGCAGGATGACAAAGGCAACCCGCAGCGTAACCTTAACGACAACGGCTTCAACCGCATGTGGGAATATAACAACCGCGGCGTAGGCAGTTTTGTGGTTGCCGCTCCGAAACAGTAA
- a CDS encoding tetratricopeptide repeat protein: protein MNARISPIRRLVVPALLFLLYTPAALAMGDNSPSKQTPDCPSGQAYDSVSQKCVPQKTSSLSDEDKTNYAWHLAKKGEYQAALNLLDTLHNANTPEAWNYRGYATRKLGRTDEGIGYYQRALALKPDYAKAREYLGEAWMVKGLPDLAKQQLAAIAGICGQSCEEYRDLQSAINGHPES from the coding sequence ATGAACGCACGAATTTCTCCCATCAGGCGCTTAGTCGTTCCGGCGCTGCTATTTTTGTTATATACCCCGGCGGCGTTGGCCATGGGCGATAACAGCCCGAGCAAACAAACCCCGGATTGCCCGAGCGGTCAGGCCTACGACAGCGTGAGCCAAAAATGCGTCCCGCAGAAAACCAGTAGCCTTAGCGATGAGGATAAAACCAATTATGCCTGGCATCTGGCGAAAAAAGGCGAATATCAGGCCGCACTTAACCTGCTGGATACGCTGCACAACGCCAATACGCCTGAGGCGTGGAACTATCGCGGCTACGCCACCCGTAAGCTCGGCAGAACCGATGAAGGAATTGGCTATTATCAGCGGGCGCTGGCGCTGAAACCGGACTACGCGAAAGCCCGCGAATACCTTGGCGAGGCGTGGATGGTCAAAGGACTCCCCGATTTGGCCAAACAGCAGCTGGCGGCCATCGCCGGCATTTGCGGCCAAAGCTGCGAAGAGTACCGCGATCTTCAGTCGGCAATAAACGGACATCCGGAATCCTGA